The window CATGCGCTCGGCGGGCGTGATGATGTCGGTCAGGCGGATGCCGAACTTGTCATTGACGACCACCACTTCGCCCTGCGCGATCAGCGTGCCATTGACGAGCACGTCCATCGGTTCGCCCGCGAGGCCGTCGAGCTCGACGACCGAGCCGTGGGCGAGCTGCAGCAGGTTGCGGATCGAGATCTTGGTGCGGCCCAGTTCGACGGTGAGCTGGACCGGGATGTCCAGGATCATGTCGAAGTCGTTGAGCCCGCCCGTGCGCGGCGAGGCGGCGCCGAAGTCCGGGAACAGGTGGCTGGCGGGCTTCGCCTGATAGGGCGATTCCGCCGCGGCGGCGAGGTCTGCCGCGACGCGACGCGCTTCGGCGTCCGGGCCGCCTTCGGCCGCGGCCTGTTCCATCATGGCGGCAGCCCAGTCGTCTTCGGTGATCTGGTTGTCGAGATTGTTGTCGTTGTCAGCCATTCCGGCCTCCGATTGGTGAGGTATCGGCGTCGTCGTTGGCGAGGAAGCGTTCGACGCGGATCGCATAGTTCCCGCCCTGGCGCCCGTAGCTCACTTCGAGCACCGCGCTGCCGTCGACGTCGGCCTGCAGCAGTTTGGGCACGTCGATCGGGATCACGTCGCCGACGCGCATGTTGACGATGTCGCGCAGCGTCACTTCCGCGCTGCCGAGATTGCACACCAGCTCGACCTCGGCGCTCTGCAGCTGCCGCGACAGCAGCTTGATCCAGCGGTTGTCCTGGCTCAGGTGGTCGCTCTGCATCGTCGAGTAAAGCAGGTCGCGGATCGGCTCGACCATCGAGTATGGGAAGCAGATGTGCATGTCGGCCTGAGCGCCGCCGAACTCCAGCGAGAAGCTCGCGGAGATGACGATCTCCGACGGCGTGGCGATGTTCGCGAACTGCGAATTCATCTCCGAGCGCACGTACTCCATCTCGATCTTGAACACCGGCGCCCAGGCACGCGTGTATTCGGTGAAGACGACGTTGAGCATGCCCTGGATGATGCGCTGCTCCGTGGGCGTGAAGTCGCGGCCCTCGACGCGCGAGTGAAAGCGGCCGTCGCCGCCGAACATGTTGTCGACGACGAGGAAGACGAGGTTCGGGTCGAAGACGATCAGCCCGGTGCCGCGCAGGGGCTTCGCCAGGATGAGGTTGGGGTTCGTCGGCACCACCAGGTTGCGGACGAACTCGCCGTATTTCTGCACCTTCACCGGTCCGACCGAGACTTCGGCGTTCCGGTGCATGTAGTTGAACAGCCCGATGCGCAGGTATCGGGCGAAGCGCTCGTTGATGAGTTCCATCGTGGGCATGCGCCCACGGACGATGCGTTCCTGGGTGGCCAGGTTGTACGGGCGGACGCCCGACTGGTCCCCAGGTTCCTCTTCCTGCTCCTCGGGTTCCCCGGTGACGCCTTTCAGCAGCGCGTCGACCTC is drawn from Azoarcus sp. DN11 and contains these coding sequences:
- the fliN gene encoding flagellar motor switch protein FliN, with the protein product MADNDNNLDNQITEDDWAAAMMEQAAAEGGPDAEARRVAADLAAAAESPYQAKPASHLFPDFGAASPRTGGLNDFDMILDIPVQLTVELGRTKISIRNLLQLAHGSVVELDGLAGEPMDVLVNGTLIAQGEVVVVNDKFGIRLTDIITPAERMRKIRG
- the fliM gene encoding flagellar motor switch protein FliM, giving the protein MSSDFLSQDEVDALLKGVTGEPEEQEEEPGDQSGVRPYNLATQERIVRGRMPTMELINERFARYLRIGLFNYMHRNAEVSVGPVKVQKYGEFVRNLVVPTNPNLILAKPLRGTGLIVFDPNLVFLVVDNMFGGDGRFHSRVEGRDFTPTEQRIIQGMLNVVFTEYTRAWAPVFKIEMEYVRSEMNSQFANIATPSEIVISASFSLEFGGAQADMHICFPYSMVEPIRDLLYSTMQSDHLSQDNRWIKLLSRQLQSAEVELVCNLGSAEVTLRDIVNMRVGDVIPIDVPKLLQADVDGSAVLEVSYGRQGGNYAIRVERFLANDDADTSPIGGRNG